A genomic window from Salvia miltiorrhiza cultivar Shanhuang (shh) chromosome 5, IMPLAD_Smil_shh, whole genome shotgun sequence includes:
- the LOC131024983 gene encoding brassinosteroid-responsive RING protein 1-like: MGFPLGYTDLFLPKLLLSLLAILGFFRRFTHALLSILGLADFLDPGTASYPLRHHSASEPRSVSAALIRELLPVVKFSDLAAGPENCAVCLYEFHGEDEIRRLANCRHIFHRSCLDRWMDHDQKTCPLCRTQFVPEEMQAAFNEKLWLASGISDLYGEYLPISSGL, translated from the coding sequence ATGGGCTTCCCACTCGGCTACACCGACCTATTTCTCCCCAAATTGCTCCTCTCCCTCCTCGCAATCCTCGGCTTCTTCCGCCGATTCACGCACGCTCTTCTCTCGATCCTAGGGCTCGCCGATTTCCTCGATCCAGGAACCGCCTCCTACCCGCTCCGCCACCATTCCGCCTCCGAGCCGCGCTCCGTCTCCGCGGCGCTCATCCGCGAGCTTCTTCCGGTGGTCAAGTTCTCCGATTTGGCGGCGGGGCCCGAAAACTGCGCCGTCTGCTTGTACGAATTCCACGGCGAGGATGAGATCCGGCGGCTGGCCAACTGCCGCCACATATTCCACCGGAGCTGCCTCGACCGTTGGATGGACCACGATCAGAAGACCTGCCCGCTCTGCCGCACGCAATTCGTCCCCGAGGAGATGCAGGCCGCCTTCAACGAGAAGCTCTGGCTCGCCTCCGGCATTTCCGATCTCTACGGCGAGTATTTGCCGATTTCCTCGGGTTTGTAA
- the LOC131026106 gene encoding uncharacterized protein LOC131026106, whose amino-acid sequence MGEWVEGIWEWKLEWVRELRERDLFHVNELLSLIDNVSLTPGKIDGWKWKASPNSSFSVNSAYKVMCRDSRSKTQSNKGLEFQYIWKAAAPHKAKFSAWRILKDRMATCENLIRRQVSIPNAESICVFCRSQQEDTNHLFFICQRTSEAWYDILSWLGLQAVLPSSAKDHFLAFTSLGNKRDTKLLRNVWICMVWCI is encoded by the coding sequence ATGGGGGAGTGGGTGGAAGGGATTTGGGAATGGAAACTGGAATGGGTTAGAGAATTGAGGGAAAGAGATCTCTTTCATGTTAATGAACTTCTTTCTTTGATCGACAATGTCTCTTTGACTCCAGGTAAGATTGACGGGTGGAAGTGGAAAGCATCCCCAAACAGTTCTTTCTCGGTCAATTCCGCCTATAAAGTGATGTGCAGGGATTCAAGATCAAAGACACAGTCAAACAAAGGACTGGAATTCCAATACATTTGGAAAGCAGCAGCTCCTCACAAGGCAAAATTCTCGGCATGGAGAATTCTAAAAGATAGAATGGCGACTTGTGAAAACTTGATTAGAAGACAGGTGAGTATCCCAAATGCGGAATCTATTTGTGTGTTTTGCCGATCACAGCAGGAAGACACCAATCATCTGTTCTTCATCTGCCAAAGAACCTCCGAAGCTTGGTACGACATCCTGTCTTGGCTCGGTTTACAGGCGGTACTTCCTTCATCAGCAAAAGATCATTTTCTCGCCTTCACTAGTCTTGGCAACAAGAGAGATACAAAACTCCTCAGGAATGTTTGGATTTGCATGGTGTGGTGCATCTAG